A single region of the Caretta caretta isolate rCarCar2 chromosome 25, rCarCar1.hap1, whole genome shotgun sequence genome encodes:
- the TM6SF2 gene encoding transmembrane 6 superfamily member 2, whose translation MQLPAVPGAVGLSLAAFPVSCALNSIAALAHPVAIAVMGVLVLLLLFSMVYLLGEGSRSQDPLFYVFTVFSFTSVIDLIIALEEDGYISGFMEFYMKEGEPYLRTAYGIMICYWDGIVHYLLYLAMIIAITQRKNYRTLGLYWLGSLMMSVVVFLPGNMLGKYSSEIRPSFLLNVPYILIPIWAGMRLFSQPKSLPCCTAEKVVAEQQRSLYQRPLDLGLILFLLVAATFTFFRGLVVLDCPSDSCFNYIYQYEPYLRDPVAYPKVQMLVYMFYVLPFFCLGIYGLLRPGCTWLPDWALVFAGAVAQAQFSHVGSSLHHRTPYPYRTPEEVWWIFLLTNILYALGPHLLAYRCLHSPGFFQPAAPTGQDGIKKHQ comes from the exons ATGCAGCTGCCTGCGGTCCCGGGAGCCGTCGGCTTGTCGCTCGCCGCCTTCCCGGTGTCCTGCGCGCTGAACTCCATCGCCGCCTTGGCGCA CCCAGTGGCTATCGCGGTGATGGGGGTActggtgctgctgcttctgttctcCATGGTGTATCTTCTGGGCGAAGGGAGCCGTTCCCAGGATCCCCTTTTCTATG TGTTCACGGTGTTCTCCTTCACCTCTGTCATCGACCTGATCATCGCACTGGAGGAGGATGGCTACATCAGCGGCTTCATGGAGTTCTACATGAAGGAG GGCGAGCCGTACCTACGCACGGCTTACGGCATCATGATCTGTTACTGGGATGGCATTGTGCACTACCTTCTCTACCTCGCCATGATCATAGCCATCACACAAAG GAAGAACTACAGGACCCTGGGTCTCTACTGGCTGGGCTCCCTGATGATGAGCGTTGTTGTCTTCCTGCCTGGGAACATGTTAG GGAAGTACAGCTCTGAGATCCGCCCCTCCTTTCTGCTCAATGTGCCCTACATCCTGATCCCAATCTGGGCTGGGATGAGACTCTTCAGCCAGCCAAAATCCcttccctgctgcactgctgagaAG GTtgtggcagagcagcagagaagtCTGTATCAGCGGCCCCTGGatttgggcttgatcctgttccTGCTGGTGGCTGCGACGTTCACGTTCTTCAGAGGGCTG GTGGTCCTGGACTGTCCGTCCGATTCCTGCTTCAACTACATTTACCAGTACGAGCCATATCTGCGTGACCCCGTCGCCTACCCCAAAGTGCAG ATGCTGGTCTACATGTTCTACGTCCTCCCGTTCTTCTGCCTTGGCATTTATGGGCTCCTGCGGCCTGGCTGCACATGGCTGCCCGACTGGGCCCTGGTGTTTGCTGGGGCCGTAGCGCAG GCCCAGTTCTCCCACGTGGGCTCCTCCCTGCACCACCGCACCCCCTACCCCTACCGCACCCCGGAGGAGGTCTGGTGGATCTTCCTCCTCACCAACATCCTCTATGCGCTGGGCCCGCACCTCCTCGCCTACCGCTGTCTCCACAGCCCTGGCTTCTTCCAGCCAGCTGCTCCCACCGGCCAGGATGGGATCAAGAAGCATCAGTGA
- the SUGP1 gene encoding SURP and G-patch domain-containing protein 1 isoform X2 — protein MDNSRDAPGKASRWFGVTPSKSVKMNMNILHQEELIAQKKKEIEAKMEQQAKRNHLASQQPPRLNEDESGENEASVSNKFANDGSFLQQFLKLQKEKSSTASPSSGNVSANTSASSTGKKPILIGKRPSLGTSSMVNQVKNYSHSKQMPVANRLSVFQSPDDDEEEDYEQWLEIKILPPEDAETRKVVEKLARFVAEGGPELEKVAMEDYKDNPAFSFLHDKNSREFLYYRKKVAEMKKENQSLQTSSCQKVSPPEEEETKNFAEKLARFIADGGPEVEAIALQNNRENHAFRFLYEPNSKGYKYYRQKLEEFRKAKNNSIGTPFVLEPNLKHKSIPEATPSSSSSPASSKQPAAAASKKRRKSRWGPEEEKVDLPPPELAQQELNSSPSPLSVQDLKGLGYEKGKPVGLVGVTELSDAQKKQLKEQQEMQQMYDMIMKHKRAMQEMQVMWEKAVQQHQHDYDSDEEVDNELGTWEHQLRRMEMDKTREWAEQLTQMGRGKHFIGDFLPPDELEKFMETFKALKEGREPDYSEYKEFKLTVENIGYQMLMKMGWKEGDGLGSDGQGIKNPVSKGTTAVDGAGFGIDRPAELSKEDDEYEAFRKRMMLAYRFRPNPLNNPRRPYY, from the exons ATGGACAACTCCCGGGATGCTCCAG GAAAAGCTAGCAGATGGTTTGGCGTTACACCATCTAAATCTGTGAAGATGAATATGAATATCCTTCATCAGGAGGAATTGATAgcacaaaagaagaaagaaattgAGGCCAAAATGGAGCAGCAAGCAAAACGGAATCACCTGGCCAGCCAACAACCCCCTCGGCTCAATGA aGATGAAAGTGGTGAAAACGAAGCCTCTGTTTCCAACAAATTTGCCAATGACGGCAGCTTTCTCCAGCAGTTTCTTAAGCTGCAGAAGGAAAAATCAAGTACTG CTTCCCCAAGTTCTGGCAACGTTTCTGCAAACACCTCTGCTTCAAGCACCGGGAagaaacccatcctgattgggAAACGTCCCAGCTTGGGCACGAGCAGCATGGTGAACCAAGTGAAGAATTACTCCCATTCCAAACAGATGCCAGTTGCTAACCGCCTCAGTGTGTTTCAGTCGCCagatgatgatgaagaggagGATTATGAGCAATGGTTGGAAATTAAAA TTTTACCCCCAGAGGATGCAGAGACCCGGAAAGTGGTGGAAAAGCTGGCTAGGTTCGTGGCCGAAGGGGGACCAGAATTAGAAAAGGTCGCTATGGAAGACTACAAGGATAATCCAGCATTTTC ATTTTTACATGATAAGAACAGCAGGGAATTCCTGTACTACAGAAAGAAAGTAGCAGAAATGAAAAAAGAGAATCAGAGTTTGCAGACGTCCTCTTGTCAGAAAG TTTCACCCCCAGAGGAGGAAGAGACCAAGAACTTTGCTGAGAAGCTGGCCAGGTTCATAGCAGACGGGGGTCCAGAGGTGGAAGCTATTGCCTTGCAGAACAACCGGGAGAACCATGCTTTCAG GTTTTTATATGAACCAAACAGCAAAGGCTACAAATATTACCGGCAGAAGCTGGAGGAGTTCCGTAAGGCCAAGAACAACTCCATAGGGACACCTTTTGTGCTGGAACCCAACCTGAAACACAAGAGCATTCCTGAGGCCACACCGTCCTCTTCATCCTCTCCAGCTTCCTCTAAACAGCCAGCTGCAGCTGCCTCTaaaaagaggaggaagagcagaTGGGGGCCAGAGGAGGAAAAGGTTGACTTGCCCCCCCCAGAGCTTGCCCAGCAGGAGTtgaactcttctccctccccattgtCAG TTCAGGACCTCAAGGGTCTTGGTTATGAAAAAGGGAAACCGGTTGGACTAGTGGGTGTGACAGAGCTCTCTGATGCGCAGAAGAAACAGCTGAAGGAGCAGCAGGAG ATGCAGCAGATGTATGACATGATCATGAAACACAAGCGAGCCATGCAGGAAATGCAGGTGATGTGGGAAAAAGCGGTTCAGCAGCACCAGCATGATTATGACAGCGATGAGGAGGTAGACAATGAACTGGGGACATGGGAACATCAGCTTCGACGCATGGAAATGGACAAGACACGAG AGTGGGCCGAGCAACTGACCCAGATGGGCAGAGGGAAGCATTTCATCGGGGACTTCCTGCCACCTGATGAGCTGGAGAAATTCATGGAGACGTTCAAGGCATTAAAG GAAGGTCGCGAACCAGATTATTCTGAGTACAAGGAATTCAAACTGACCGTGGAGAATATAGGTTACCAAATGCTGATGAAGATGGGCTGGAAGGAGGGTGATGGGCTTGGCTCCGATGGACAGGGGATTAAAAATCCAGTCAGCAA gggtACCACTGCAGTGGACGGAGCTGGGTTTGGGATCGATCGTCCCGCTGAGCTATCGAAGGAGGATGACGAGTATGAGGCATTTCGTAAAAGAATGATGTTGGCCTACAGGTTCCGACCCAACCCTTTG AACAATCCGAGGAGACCTTACTACTGA
- the SUGP1 gene encoding SURP and G-patch domain-containing protein 1 isoform X1, with translation MDNSRDAPGKASRWFGVTPSKSVKMNMNILHQEELIAQKKKEIEAKMEQQAKRNHLASQQPPRLNEDESGENEASVSNKFANDGSFLQQFLKLQKEKSSTEASPSSGNVSANTSASSTGKKPILIGKRPSLGTSSMVNQVKNYSHSKQMPVANRLSVFQSPDDDEEEDYEQWLEIKILPPEDAETRKVVEKLARFVAEGGPELEKVAMEDYKDNPAFSFLHDKNSREFLYYRKKVAEMKKENQSLQTSSCQKVSPPEEEETKNFAEKLARFIADGGPEVEAIALQNNRENHAFRFLYEPNSKGYKYYRQKLEEFRKAKNNSIGTPFVLEPNLKHKSIPEATPSSSSSPASSKQPAAAASKKRRKSRWGPEEEKVDLPPPELAQQELNSSPSPLSVQDLKGLGYEKGKPVGLVGVTELSDAQKKQLKEQQEMQQMYDMIMKHKRAMQEMQVMWEKAVQQHQHDYDSDEEVDNELGTWEHQLRRMEMDKTREWAEQLTQMGRGKHFIGDFLPPDELEKFMETFKALKEGREPDYSEYKEFKLTVENIGYQMLMKMGWKEGDGLGSDGQGIKNPVSKGTTAVDGAGFGIDRPAELSKEDDEYEAFRKRMMLAYRFRPNPLNNPRRPYY, from the exons ATGGACAACTCCCGGGATGCTCCAG GAAAAGCTAGCAGATGGTTTGGCGTTACACCATCTAAATCTGTGAAGATGAATATGAATATCCTTCATCAGGAGGAATTGATAgcacaaaagaagaaagaaattgAGGCCAAAATGGAGCAGCAAGCAAAACGGAATCACCTGGCCAGCCAACAACCCCCTCGGCTCAATGA aGATGAAAGTGGTGAAAACGAAGCCTCTGTTTCCAACAAATTTGCCAATGACGGCAGCTTTCTCCAGCAGTTTCTTAAGCTGCAGAAGGAAAAATCAAGTACTG AAGCTTCCCCAAGTTCTGGCAACGTTTCTGCAAACACCTCTGCTTCAAGCACCGGGAagaaacccatcctgattgggAAACGTCCCAGCTTGGGCACGAGCAGCATGGTGAACCAAGTGAAGAATTACTCCCATTCCAAACAGATGCCAGTTGCTAACCGCCTCAGTGTGTTTCAGTCGCCagatgatgatgaagaggagGATTATGAGCAATGGTTGGAAATTAAAA TTTTACCCCCAGAGGATGCAGAGACCCGGAAAGTGGTGGAAAAGCTGGCTAGGTTCGTGGCCGAAGGGGGACCAGAATTAGAAAAGGTCGCTATGGAAGACTACAAGGATAATCCAGCATTTTC ATTTTTACATGATAAGAACAGCAGGGAATTCCTGTACTACAGAAAGAAAGTAGCAGAAATGAAAAAAGAGAATCAGAGTTTGCAGACGTCCTCTTGTCAGAAAG TTTCACCCCCAGAGGAGGAAGAGACCAAGAACTTTGCTGAGAAGCTGGCCAGGTTCATAGCAGACGGGGGTCCAGAGGTGGAAGCTATTGCCTTGCAGAACAACCGGGAGAACCATGCTTTCAG GTTTTTATATGAACCAAACAGCAAAGGCTACAAATATTACCGGCAGAAGCTGGAGGAGTTCCGTAAGGCCAAGAACAACTCCATAGGGACACCTTTTGTGCTGGAACCCAACCTGAAACACAAGAGCATTCCTGAGGCCACACCGTCCTCTTCATCCTCTCCAGCTTCCTCTAAACAGCCAGCTGCAGCTGCCTCTaaaaagaggaggaagagcagaTGGGGGCCAGAGGAGGAAAAGGTTGACTTGCCCCCCCCAGAGCTTGCCCAGCAGGAGTtgaactcttctccctccccattgtCAG TTCAGGACCTCAAGGGTCTTGGTTATGAAAAAGGGAAACCGGTTGGACTAGTGGGTGTGACAGAGCTCTCTGATGCGCAGAAGAAACAGCTGAAGGAGCAGCAGGAG ATGCAGCAGATGTATGACATGATCATGAAACACAAGCGAGCCATGCAGGAAATGCAGGTGATGTGGGAAAAAGCGGTTCAGCAGCACCAGCATGATTATGACAGCGATGAGGAGGTAGACAATGAACTGGGGACATGGGAACATCAGCTTCGACGCATGGAAATGGACAAGACACGAG AGTGGGCCGAGCAACTGACCCAGATGGGCAGAGGGAAGCATTTCATCGGGGACTTCCTGCCACCTGATGAGCTGGAGAAATTCATGGAGACGTTCAAGGCATTAAAG GAAGGTCGCGAACCAGATTATTCTGAGTACAAGGAATTCAAACTGACCGTGGAGAATATAGGTTACCAAATGCTGATGAAGATGGGCTGGAAGGAGGGTGATGGGCTTGGCTCCGATGGACAGGGGATTAAAAATCCAGTCAGCAA gggtACCACTGCAGTGGACGGAGCTGGGTTTGGGATCGATCGTCCCGCTGAGCTATCGAAGGAGGATGACGAGTATGAGGCATTTCGTAAAAGAATGATGTTGGCCTACAGGTTCCGACCCAACCCTTTG AACAATCCGAGGAGACCTTACTACTGA